The proteins below are encoded in one region of Berryella intestinalis:
- a CDS encoding DNA-directed RNA polymerase subunit beta', translated as MATEFDVTNFDAIRISLASAEDIRAWSRGEVKKPETINYRTLKPEKDGLYCEKIFGPTKDWECACGKYKRVRFKGIVCERCGVEVTRSKVRRERMGHIELAAPVSHIWYFKGSPSRLGYLLDISPKDLEKVLYFASSIITSVDKEAREEDLDELRDELAADLEELDAERDRLIASTRRLSTAYVPEEDEFVDDIDDDERMTPEEVEEEIADIYEEFNDRKALRQEAFEVFQKIEPKQLLSDEALYREMRANYRDYFNGGMGAEAVRDLLDAIDLDETSVELADTIANGKGQKRAKAIKRLKVVDAFMKSANKPSDMILDVIPVIPPDLRPMVQLDGGRFATSDLNDLYRRVINRNNRLKRLLDLGAPEIIINNEKRMLQEAVDSLFDNGRRGRPVTGPGNRPLKSLSDMLKGKQGRFRQNLLGKRVDYSGRSVIVVGPELQMHQCGLPSKMALELFKPFVMKRLVELEYSNNIKAAKRAVDRGASYVWDVLEEVIREHPVLLNRAPTLHRLGIQAFEPILVEGKAIKLHPLVCTAFNADFDGDQMAVHVPLSAAAQAEARILMLSTNNIKSPAHGRPLTVPTQDMIIGLYYLTAARDGFPGEGRAFIDFADARAAYDARADVDLQAKVFIRLAEDTRVASSFNDVKLCRAGERIETTIGRVTFNDVLPADYPFLNYEMNKGEISRLVEDVCNTYPDSQVPPILDGLKSAGFHYATRAGVTVSVYDATIPPSKADILAAADEKVAVIDEEYEMGLMSYDERHRQIVDIWNEANEEVGDAMAENFDKFNPIYMMAFSGARGNIKQIRQLAGMRGLMSDPKGEIIDRPIKANFREGLTVLEYFISTHGARKGLADTALRTADSGYLTRRLVDVAQDVIIREIDCGTVDGVPYKIATDKGALDENLIGRCLLEAAVSPEGEVLLEAGSYISSMKELKRLADAGLDEVIIRTVMTCHAHDGVCQKCYGWDLATARPVNIGTAVGIIAAQSIGEPGTQLTMRTFHTGGVAGDDITHGLPRVQELFEARKPKGLAVLAEIAGTLQISGDKNQKILTIHDQEGNFREYEVSARAQMQPGVVDGCEVKVGQQLTRGSVNPHDLLRLTDPNTTLRYIVSQVQGVYVSQGVDINDKHIEVIARQMLRKLTVLDSGDSNYLPGRQVNRYEFQDEANQLIAEGKEPPVGQPLLLGITKASLATDSWMSAASFQETTKVLTDAAIEGKVDNLRGLKENVIIGKPIPAGTGLKRYRNSALTYKGRPVGAPSGDALPEYAPDALRDIEEMLPQPQDWSLDSEGYLMGGGYGGYYGGLGGHRGVQLTDEEARLYIYDDLGVSQRWANKFSEAGIETVADLVGRTEDDLLRIEGIGAKAIEELKEGLAQHDLSSVIEEELAATSDDMSQLLDMVFSPDDNILIGGDSPATFSTEGEDMLGEALPPRSYTRNLEELDALLGSMDSYGFGITSREDEEASNAEQSQAAGSEEE; from the coding sequence ATGGCCACCGAATTCGACGTCACCAATTTCGACGCAATCCGCATTTCGCTCGCCAGCGCCGAGGATATCCGTGCGTGGTCGCGCGGCGAAGTGAAGAAGCCCGAGACCATCAACTACCGTACCCTCAAGCCCGAGAAAGACGGCCTGTACTGCGAGAAGATCTTCGGTCCCACCAAGGACTGGGAGTGCGCCTGCGGCAAGTACAAGCGCGTGCGCTTCAAGGGCATCGTCTGCGAGCGCTGCGGCGTCGAGGTCACGCGCTCGAAGGTTCGCCGCGAGCGCATGGGCCACATCGAGCTCGCGGCTCCCGTGAGCCACATCTGGTACTTCAAGGGCTCTCCCAGCCGCTTGGGCTACCTGCTGGACATCTCTCCCAAGGACCTCGAGAAGGTGCTGTACTTCGCGAGCTCCATCATCACGTCGGTCGATAAGGAGGCCCGCGAGGAAGACCTCGACGAGCTGCGCGACGAGCTGGCCGCCGACCTCGAGGAACTCGACGCCGAGCGCGATCGCCTGATCGCGTCGACCCGTCGTCTGTCCACGGCCTACGTGCCCGAGGAAGACGAGTTCGTCGACGACATCGACGATGACGAGCGCATGACCCCCGAAGAGGTCGAGGAAGAGATCGCCGACATCTACGAGGAGTTCAACGACCGCAAGGCGCTGCGCCAGGAGGCCTTCGAGGTCTTCCAGAAGATCGAGCCCAAGCAGCTGCTCTCCGACGAGGCGCTCTACCGCGAGATGCGCGCCAACTACCGCGACTACTTCAACGGCGGCATGGGCGCCGAGGCCGTGCGCGACCTGCTGGACGCCATCGACCTCGACGAGACCTCGGTCGAGCTGGCCGACACCATCGCCAACGGCAAGGGCCAGAAGCGCGCCAAGGCCATCAAGCGCCTCAAGGTCGTCGACGCCTTCATGAAGTCGGCCAACAAGCCCTCCGACATGATCCTCGACGTGATCCCGGTCATCCCGCCCGACCTGCGCCCCATGGTGCAGCTCGACGGCGGCCGCTTCGCGACGTCTGACCTGAACGACCTGTACCGTCGCGTCATCAACCGCAACAACCGCCTGAAGCGCCTGCTCGACCTGGGCGCTCCCGAGATCATCATCAACAACGAGAAGCGCATGCTGCAAGAGGCCGTCGACTCGCTGTTCGACAACGGCCGCCGCGGACGCCCCGTCACCGGGCCGGGTAACCGCCCCCTGAAGTCGCTGTCCGACATGCTCAAGGGCAAGCAGGGCCGTTTCCGCCAGAACCTCCTGGGCAAGCGCGTCGACTACTCCGGCCGTTCGGTCATCGTCGTCGGCCCCGAGCTGCAGATGCACCAGTGCGGCCTTCCCTCCAAGATGGCGCTCGAGCTGTTCAAGCCCTTCGTTATGAAGCGCCTGGTCGAGCTCGAGTACTCCAACAACATCAAGGCAGCCAAGCGCGCGGTCGACCGCGGCGCCAGCTACGTGTGGGACGTCCTCGAAGAGGTCATCCGCGAGCACCCCGTGCTGCTCAACCGCGCACCCACCCTGCACCGCCTCGGCATCCAGGCCTTCGAGCCCATCCTGGTCGAGGGCAAGGCCATCAAGCTGCATCCGCTGGTCTGCACCGCCTTCAACGCCGACTTCGACGGCGACCAGATGGCCGTTCACGTGCCGCTGTCCGCTGCCGCCCAGGCCGAGGCCCGCATCCTCATGCTGTCCACCAACAACATCAAGTCGCCCGCCCACGGCCGCCCGCTCACCGTCCCCACGCAGGACATGATCATCGGCCTGTACTACCTCACGGCCGCCCGCGACGGGTTCCCGGGAGAGGGCCGCGCCTTCATCGACTTCGCCGACGCCCGCGCCGCCTACGACGCCCGCGCCGATGTCGACCTGCAGGCCAAGGTGTTCATCCGCCTGGCCGAGGACACCCGTGTGGCCAGCTCGTTCAACGACGTGAAGCTGTGCCGCGCCGGCGAGCGCATCGAGACCACCATCGGCCGCGTGACGTTCAACGACGTGCTTCCCGCCGACTACCCGTTCCTCAACTACGAGATGAACAAGGGCGAGATCAGCCGCCTGGTCGAGGACGTGTGCAACACCTATCCCGACTCGCAGGTCCCGCCGATCCTCGACGGCCTGAAGAGCGCCGGCTTCCACTACGCGACCCGCGCGGGCGTCACCGTGTCGGTGTACGACGCCACCATCCCGCCGTCGAAGGCCGACATCCTGGCCGCCGCCGACGAGAAGGTCGCCGTCATCGACGAAGAGTACGAGATGGGACTCATGTCCTATGACGAGCGCCACCGCCAGATCGTCGACATCTGGAACGAGGCCAACGAAGAGGTCGGCGATGCGATGGCCGAGAACTTCGACAAGTTCAACCCCATCTACATGATGGCGTTCTCCGGCGCTCGAGGAAACATCAAGCAGATCCGCCAGCTGGCCGGTATGCGCGGCCTTATGTCCGACCCGAAGGGCGAGATCATCGACCGCCCCATCAAGGCGAACTTCCGCGAAGGCCTGACGGTTCTCGAGTACTTCATCTCCACCCACGGCGCCCGCAAGGGCCTGGCCGACACCGCGCTGCGCACGGCCGACTCGGGTTACCTGACCCGCCGTCTGGTCGACGTCGCGCAAGACGTCATCATCCGCGAGATCGACTGCGGTACCGTCGACGGCGTGCCCTACAAGATCGCCACCGACAAGGGAGCGCTCGACGAGAACCTCATCGGCCGCTGCCTGCTCGAGGCCGCCGTGTCTCCCGAAGGCGAGGTGCTCCTCGAGGCGGGTTCCTACATCTCGTCCATGAAGGAGCTCAAGCGCCTGGCCGACGCGGGCCTCGACGAGGTCATCATCCGCACGGTCATGACCTGCCACGCGCATGACGGCGTCTGCCAGAAGTGCTACGGCTGGGATTTGGCCACGGCGCGCCCGGTCAACATCGGCACGGCGGTCGGCATCATCGCCGCCCAGTCCATCGGCGAGCCCGGCACGCAGCTCACCATGCGTACGTTCCACACCGGCGGCGTCGCGGGCGACGACATCACCCACGGTCTGCCCCGCGTCCAGGAGCTGTTCGAGGCGCGCAAGCCCAAGGGCCTCGCGGTTCTCGCCGAGATCGCCGGCACGCTGCAGATCTCGGGTGACAAGAACCAGAAGATCCTCACCATCCACGACCAGGAGGGCAATTTCCGCGAGTACGAGGTTTCCGCGCGCGCCCAGATGCAGCCCGGCGTGGTCGATGGGTGCGAGGTCAAGGTGGGCCAGCAGCTCACGCGCGGTTCGGTGAACCCGCACGACCTTCTGCGCCTCACCGACCCGAACACCACGCTGCGCTACATCGTCAGCCAGGTCCAGGGCGTCTACGTGTCCCAGGGCGTCGACATCAACGACAAGCACATCGAGGTCATCGCGCGTCAGATGCTGCGCAAGCTCACGGTGCTCGATTCGGGCGATTCCAACTACCTGCCCGGTCGCCAGGTCAACCGCTACGAGTTCCAGGACGAGGCCAACCAGCTCATCGCCGAGGGGAAAGAGCCCCCGGTGGGCCAGCCTCTGCTGCTGGGCATCACCAAGGCGTCGCTGGCCACCGACTCGTGGATGTCGGCCGCATCGTTCCAGGAGACCACCAAGGTGCTCACCGACGCCGCCATCGAGGGTAAGGTGGACAACCTGCGCGGCCTGAAGGAAAACGTCATCATCGGCAAGCCCATCCCCGCGGGCACCGGCCTGAAGCGCTACCGCAACTCCGCGCTCACCTACAAGGGCCGTCCCGTCGGCGCGCCTTCGGGCGACGCCCTGCCCGAGTACGCTCCCGACGCCTTGCGCGACATCGAGGAGATGCTTCCCCAGCCTCAGGACTGGTCGCTTGACAGCGAGGGCTACCTCATGGGCGGCGGTTACGGCGGCTACTACGGCGGTTTGGGCGGCCATCGCGGCGTTCAGCTCACCGACGAGGAGGCCCGCCTGTACATCTACGACGATCTGGGCGTGTCCCAGCGTTGGGCAAACAAGTTCTCCGAGGCGGGCATCGAGACCGTGGCCGATCTGGTGGGCCGCACCGAAGACGACCTGCTGCGCATCGAGGGCATCGGCGCCAAGGCGATCGAGGAGCTGAAGGAAGGCCTTGCCCAGCAC
- a CDS encoding DNA-directed RNA polymerase subunit beta — protein MDVPNLIAIQTDSFDWFMTEGLDKAFASISPIENSTKDMCVEFGGHSFGDPKYSVDECKEKDVSYQAPLFVNIRFINKETGEIKEQEVFMGDFPLMTPRGTFIINGTERVVVSQLVRSPGVYFSAEADKTSARTIYNAKVIPSRGAWLEFETDKRDVLHVRIDRKRKQPATLLVRALGLAETREEIIELLGSSEMVLRTLDRDPATTREESLIELYKRFRPGEPPTLDSARTLLDGLFFNPQRYDLAAVGRYKINKKLGIDASEDSSTLTDEDITRTMRYILALHNEQEGFGVDDIDHFGNRRIRTVGELIQNQFRIGLSRMERVVRERMGMQEPDDITPQSLVNIRPIVASIKEFFGSSQLSQFMDQTNPAAGITHKRRLSALGPGGLSRERAGFEVRDVHNSHYGRMCPIETPEGPNIGLIGSLATYARVNPYGFIETPYRRVVDGKVTDEIDYLTADEEENYVIAQANESFNAETRVFGHTDAQGNFVAAKRVLCRMKDAAGTFGEPGEVIPENVNYMDVSPRQMTSVATSLIPFLEHDDANRALMGSNMQRQAVPLLRPTAPLVGTGIEHRIAVDSGEILVAQNSGVVDYVDGQTIIILNNDGEYDEYLVPKFQRSNQSGCINHRPLVRKGDEVHAGDVLADGPSCDCGELALGQNLMVAYMPWEGYNYEDATIIVSERVVSEDLLTSIHISEYEVDARDTKLGPEEITREIPNISDDLTADLDADGIIRIGAEVTPGDVLVGKVTPKGETELTAEERLLRAIFGEKAREVRDTSLKVPHGSGGRVIGVSRFTRDNGDELAPGVNELVRIYIAQKRKVQQGDKLSGRHGNKGVISRVLPVEDMPYMTDGTPIDVILNPLGVPSRMNVGQLLENHLGWAAKWGWSDAAQTDEVVEGPMFVSTPVFDGAHEDEISDAIEHANRNLINRNHALYGDLARDEFVPQLSRTGKTWLYDGRTGEKFREPITCGQTYILKLGHMVDDKIHARSTGPYSLITQQPLGGKAQFGGQRFGEMEVWALYAYGASNVLQEILTVKSDDTAGRVQSYEAIVKGENIPAAEVPESFKVLVKEMRSLCLNVELEGSEVAAESAQEDEDQAMFDELTSAAAQTEADEASALDSIAAGMDDLMNDLGSTETNELLGEGEER, from the coding sequence ATGGACGTCCCCAATCTTATCGCCATCCAGACCGACAGTTTCGACTGGTTCATGACTGAAGGTCTCGACAAGGCGTTCGCGAGCATCAGCCCCATCGAGAACTCCACTAAGGATATGTGCGTGGAGTTCGGCGGGCACAGCTTCGGAGATCCGAAGTACTCGGTCGACGAGTGCAAGGAGAAGGACGTCTCGTACCAGGCACCGCTCTTCGTCAACATCCGCTTCATCAACAAGGAGACGGGCGAGATCAAAGAGCAGGAAGTGTTCATGGGCGATTTCCCGCTCATGACGCCGCGCGGCACCTTCATCATCAACGGCACCGAGCGCGTGGTCGTTTCCCAGCTCGTGCGTTCCCCCGGCGTGTACTTCTCCGCCGAGGCCGACAAGACCTCCGCGCGCACTATCTACAACGCGAAGGTCATCCCCAGCCGCGGCGCCTGGCTCGAGTTCGAAACCGACAAGCGCGACGTTCTGCACGTCCGCATCGACCGCAAGCGCAAGCAGCCCGCCACGCTGCTCGTGCGCGCCCTCGGCCTGGCCGAGACCCGCGAGGAGATCATCGAGCTGCTCGGTTCCTCCGAGATGGTCCTGCGCACCCTCGACCGCGACCCCGCCACCACCCGCGAGGAATCGCTCATCGAGCTGTACAAGCGCTTCCGTCCCGGCGAGCCGCCCACGCTCGATTCCGCCCGCACGCTGCTCGACGGCCTGTTCTTCAACCCGCAGCGCTACGACCTGGCAGCCGTGGGCCGCTACAAGATCAACAAGAAGCTCGGCATCGACGCCTCCGAAGACTCCTCCACGCTCACCGACGAGGACATCACGCGCACGATGCGCTACATCCTCGCGCTCCACAACGAGCAGGAGGGCTTCGGCGTCGACGACATCGACCACTTCGGCAACCGTCGCATCCGCACGGTGGGCGAGCTCATCCAGAACCAGTTCCGCATCGGCCTGTCGCGCATGGAGCGCGTCGTGCGCGAGCGCATGGGCATGCAGGAGCCCGACGACATCACGCCGCAGTCGCTGGTGAACATCCGCCCCATCGTCGCCTCCATCAAGGAGTTCTTCGGCTCCTCGCAGCTGTCCCAGTTCATGGACCAGACCAACCCCGCCGCCGGCATCACGCACAAGCGCCGCCTGTCGGCCCTGGGCCCCGGGGGCCTGTCGCGCGAGCGCGCGGGCTTCGAGGTGCGCGACGTCCACAACTCCCACTACGGGCGCATGTGCCCCATCGAGACGCCCGAAGGCCCCAACATCGGCCTCATCGGCTCGCTGGCCACCTATGCCCGCGTCAACCCCTACGGCTTCATCGAGACCCCGTACCGCCGCGTGGTGGACGGCAAGGTCACCGATGAGATCGACTACCTCACGGCCGACGAGGAGGAGAACTACGTCATCGCCCAGGCCAACGAGTCGTTCAACGCCGAGACCCGCGTGTTCGGGCACACCGACGCCCAGGGCAACTTCGTCGCGGCCAAGCGCGTGCTCTGCCGCATGAAGGACGCCGCCGGCACCTTCGGCGAGCCGGGCGAGGTCATCCCCGAGAACGTGAACTACATGGACGTCTCTCCCCGTCAGATGACCTCGGTCGCGACCTCGCTCATCCCGTTCCTCGAGCACGACGACGCGAACCGCGCGCTCATGGGATCGAACATGCAGCGCCAGGCCGTGCCCCTGCTGCGCCCCACCGCGCCCTTGGTCGGAACCGGCATCGAGCACCGCATCGCGGTCGACTCCGGCGAGATCCTCGTCGCGCAGAACTCCGGCGTGGTCGATTACGTTGACGGCCAGACCATCATCATCCTGAACAACGACGGCGAGTACGACGAGTACCTCGTTCCCAAGTTCCAGCGCTCCAACCAGAGCGGCTGCATCAACCACCGCCCCCTCGTCCGCAAGGGCGACGAGGTGCATGCGGGCGACGTCCTGGCCGACGGCCCTTCGTGCGACTGCGGCGAGCTGGCGCTGGGCCAGAACCTCATGGTCGCCTACATGCCCTGGGAAGGCTACAACTACGAGGACGCCACCATCATCGTGTCCGAGCGCGTCGTGTCCGAAGATCTCCTCACCTCCATCCACATCTCCGAGTACGAGGTGGACGCCCGCGACACCAAGCTGGGCCCCGAGGAGATCACCCGCGAGATCCCCAACATCTCCGACGACCTGACCGCCGACCTCGATGCCGACGGCATCATCCGCATCGGCGCCGAGGTCACTCCGGGAGACGTCCTGGTCGGCAAGGTCACGCCCAAGGGCGAGACCGAGCTCACGGCCGAGGAGCGCCTGCTGCGCGCCATCTTCGGCGAGAAGGCCCGCGAGGTGCGCGACACGTCGCTCAAGGTGCCCCACGGCTCCGGCGGCCGCGTGATCGGCGTCAGCCGCTTCACCCGCGACAACGGCGACGAGCTCGCTCCGGGCGTTAACGAGCTGGTGCGCATCTACATCGCGCAGAAGCGCAAGGTCCAGCAGGGCGACAAGCTCTCCGGCCGCCACGGCAACAAGGGCGTCATCTCCCGCGTGCTGCCGGTCGAGGACATGCCCTACATGACCGACGGCACCCCGATCGACGTCATCCTCAACCCGCTGGGCGTTCCCTCCCGTATGAACGTCGGCCAGCTGCTCGAGAACCACCTCGGCTGGGCGGCGAAGTGGGGCTGGTCCGACGCCGCGCAGACCGACGAGGTCGTCGAGGGCCCCATGTTCGTCTCCACCCCGGTGTTCGACGGCGCCCACGAAGACGAGATCTCCGACGCCATCGAGCATGCCAACCGCAACCTCATCAACCGCAACCACGCCCTCTACGGCGACCTGGCGCGCGACGAGTTCGTGCCCCAGCTGTCCCGCACGGGCAAGACCTGGCTCTACGACGGGCGCACGGGCGAGAAGTTCCGCGAGCCCATCACCTGCGGCCAGACCTATATCCTCAAGCTGGGCCACATGGTCGACGACAAGATCCACGCCCGCTCGACCGGCCCCTACAGCCTGATCACGCAGCAGCCCCTGGGCGGCAAGGCCCAGTTCGGCGGCCAGCGCTTCGGCGAGATGGAAGTGTGGGCGCTCTACGCCTACGGCGCCTCGAACGTGCTTCAGGAGATCCTCACCGTCAAGTCCGACGACACGGCGGGACGCGTTCAGTCCTACGAGGCCATCGTCAAGGGCGAGAACATCCCGGCGGCCGAGGTTCCCGAGTCCTTCAAGGTTCTGGTCAAAGAGATGCGCTCTTTGTGCCTCAACGTCGAGCTGGAGGGCAGCGAGGTCGCGGCCGAGTCTGCGCAAGAAGACGAAGACCAGGCGATGTTCGACGAGCTGACCAGCGCAGCCGCCCAAACCGAGGCGGACGAGGCCAGCGCGCTCGACAGCATCGCCGCAGGAATGGATGATTTGATGAACGACCTTGGTTCCACTGAAACCAACGAACTTCTCGGTGAAGGGGAGGAGCGATAA